The DNA window GTCTCGCACCCGGTGGCGCGGTCGTGCACATCGGCTCCATCGCAGCGGACCAGGGCGCGGGCTCCTACGGCGCGTCCAAGGCGGGCCTGGCCGCCTGGAACCTCGATCTCGCACGGCAGCTCGGTCCTCGCGACATCACCGCCAACGTGGTCGCGCCCGGTTACACCGGCGGCACGGAGTTCTTCCGCGACCGCCTTCCCGCCGAGCGACGGGAACACCTGATCGCCGACACACTCACGCACCGCCCCGGCACACCGGCCGACATCGCGGAGGCGGTCGGCTTTCTGGCGTCTGTGGCCGCCCGGCACATCACCGGGCAGGTGCTGCACGTCAACGGGGGCGCCCTGACGACCCGGTGACACTCCACCCGCAGCCGGCACACGCACGACGGCGGCTCCTCGGCCCCCTGGGGGCGGGCTGCGGCGCCCGCGGGCCGTCACGGCGGACACAACCGGGCCCATGGGGCCGGGGCCGGTGGGCTCCGAGGTGGCCACCGCGGCGTTCTCCGGATCAGCGGGAGGCGGCGGGGCCGACGTTCGGTGGCTGGACGAGCAGGCGTTGAACCGCGGCCGCACGTCGCCTGAACCGGCCCGGCGGCCACGCCGCTGTCCGCCGGCCCGTACCTGCGGACCCGGGTCCGTAACCGCCCACGGCCCGGCCCGGCTCCCTCATCAGGAGCCGGGCCGGGCCGGCGGGCGTGTCCGTTGCCGGGCGGACGGGGCGGGTGACGCCGCCGGGTGTCAGGCTCGCTTGGACCTGCGGCGGGCCGCCAGGACCAGGCCGGTACCCACGGCGAGTACCGCGGCGGTCCCGATGATCATCGGGACGGTGCCGCTGCTGCCCGTCGAAGCGAGGTCGCCGCCCTTGCCCGGCGTCTTGCTCGACGACGGGGCGGGCGTGCCCGGTACCGCGGGCTCGGAGGAACCGGAGGACGGGGTGCCGCTCTCCGTGGGCGGCGTCACCGAGGCGGACGGCGTGGCGTCCACCGGCGGCGTCGTCGTGGGGGTGTCGCTCGGCGTCGGTGTGGTGGTCGGGGGCTTCCCGGTCTCCGGAAGGCAGCCGGTGAAGGGGAAGTGGTGCGTCTCCGCGCCGCCCGAACCGTGCAGCGAGGCGACCCACACCGAGCCGTTGACCGGTGCGCCGGTACCCAGCTCCAGATGTGCCCGGGGTGCCAGCACGCTGCCGGGCCAGGCCGCCTTGCTGCTCTTGGTGACCGTGCGGGCCTCGGGGAAGTTCCACAGCAGCCGGGCACGGACCTTGCCGTCGGAGGCGCTCTGGAGCTTGTCGTCGAGTACGTAGTCCTGCCCACCGGACAGGAAGAAGCCGGTGGTCCCCGCCTTGGCCATGTCGTACGTCTCGCCGCTGACGTTGACGATCGCGGTGGCACCGGCCGGGATCTTGAGGTAGATGTCCTTGGCCTGCTCCAGCTGACCGGCGGTCACCTTGAAGATGTTGCGCCCGGTGTCGCTGCCCTTGAGGGTGAGCTTGGTGCCCTCCAGCGCGACGTCCGTGCCGCTGGTCACCGCTTCCCCGGCCAGTGCCGAGGAGTAGGCGCGGAGCTTGGTGAACTCGGCGTCGAAGTCGATCAGCCCGGCGTCCTTGCGGAACGTGCCGGAGTGCAGCTCGACCGCGCGGTCGCGGACCTCGCCGCCGACGACCGCGTTGCCCTTCATCACCGCGGTGACCGAACCGCCGTTGAGCAGGTCGCCGCGGACGACGAGCGAAGCCCGGCCGGGCAGCGCGTCGACCTCGGCCGCGGTCAGCTCATTGGCGACGCTGAATCCGCCGCGGAAGTCGGCGTTGCCACCCACGGCCACCGCGCCCTCCGCGTCGGGGGAATGGACATCGTCGCCGAGGACGAACTCGCCGTACTTACCGGCGATTCCGAAGGCGTCGGTGGTGCACCCTGCCGAGTCGGCGGGGGCGGCCTGTGCGGCCGGGACGGCCGTGAGGCCGAGAACGAGAGCTCCACCGAGCATGGCTGCTGCGGCGGTTGCGGTTATGCGCATGGGGCGTGATTCTCCAGCGGAGGTGGTTGTAAAGATTCCGTGGCGGTTGCCCATAGTTTTCACACAATCAGATATTGGTCAAGACCAATGCCCAAAGGGCTGGCGAAAAGCGTCAAATGACGGATTTGTTCGACTATGTGGGATCGGATGCGGCGCGGCCGGGCGGGGTCGTCGCCCCGCCTCTTCAGGCCAGAACACCCCCGCCGCCCGCACGTGGGAGGGGTGGTTCCCCTCGAAGGCGGGGGCGTGCGGAACCGGCCGGACATGGCGGGGCGCCGTCGCTCGCTCGCCGCGCGCCCGCCTCCCGGCCCGTGGTGACGCGCCGGGAGAGTTCGGCGCGGGCCGCGGGAAACGGGGCTGACTGTCCTGGGAAAGAATAGGTTGCTGTCAATCTGAACGTTGACTAGAATTTTACTAGGTTGGTCAGTATGCTTGTCGCGCCACGTTCGTTTGATCCAACCGGATGGCCCGTACCGCCTGCATTACGATGATCTCGCAGATCAGGACGGCGGCAGAAGGCGCGGCCACGTCTGAAACTCCGGTGAAGACATATACGCCATATCCGCCGGTCCGGGAAAAGTTCGCTTCAGGCTCGCTTTCTCGAGACCTGTCAAGTGAGGGGTCACAGTGACCGCGATCGAAGGGCTGGGATCACGTATTCGGCGACTGCGCAGAGCTGCCGGTCTTTCCCAGGAGGCACTGGCCCGTCCCAACCTCTCCCCCAGCTACGTCTCCCTGCTGGAGGCCGGAAAGCGCGTCCCCTCGGAGGACGTCCTCGCGCAGCTCGCCGAGCGGTTGGGGTGTGATCCGGCCTATCTCATAGGGATGATCGCCAAGCCGGACTCGGTGGATCTGGAGATCGAGCTGCACTACGCGCAACTCGCCCTGCGCAACGGCGAATCGCAGGCGGCGCTGGAGACCTTCACCGCTCTGCTGGCCAAGTTGCCGGCCACCGACCGGACGGATCTGCGGTTCGCCGTGGAGCTCGGCATCGGCCAGTCCCTGGAGCATCAGGGCGAGCTGGAGGAGGCCGCCCGGAACTTCGAGTCACTGCTGCAGTGGTCCGCGGCGCAGGGGCGCGGCATCCTGGACCGGCTCAGCGTGGTCATGCCGCTGTGCCGGTGCTACCGCGAACTGGGCGACCTCTCGCACGCCATAGACGTCGCCGAGGAGGTGCTGGCCGAGGCGGACGCCGCGGACCTGCCGCCCACGGTCACACAGCTGGAGCTGCTGTCCACACTGATCGGTGTGTACTGCGAACGCGGTGACCTGCACCGGGCGAACTTCCTCGCCGGCGAGGCGATCAGCCGTGCCGAGGTCATGTCCGACCGCCGGGCGCTCGGCGGCGCCTACTGGAACGCGAGCGTGGTCCTGCACCGGCGCGGACGGTCGAGCGAGGCCCTGGACCTGCTGAAGAAGGCCGTCGCCATCTATGCCGAGGGCGACGACGAGCGCGCGCTGGCACGGGTGCGCAATGCGCACGCGACGGTGCTGCTGCAGTCGGACGACCCCAACCCCGAGGTCGCCAAGACGCTCCTCGAACAGAGCGCCGCCACCCTGCGCACCCTGGGCAGCAGCCTCGACGTGGCCTACGTCGAGACGGCGCTGGCCCGCGCGGAGGTGATGCTCGGCTGTGCCGGGGCCGCGATCGAGCACGCCGGGGTCGCCCTTGACCTGCTGGGACCCGAACACCGGCTGGAGAGCGCGCGCGTGCATCTCGTGCTTGCCGCCGCCCATCTGCTGCGCGACGACTACGACGCCGTACAGGCCGCGTACGAACGGGGGGCGTTGCTGCTCGAAGCCTCCGAGGCCGGGCGCCAGGCCGCCTTCGCCTGGTCGGAACTGGGCGAGATCCTGGAGAAGAGCGGGGAGAGCGAGCGCGCGGTATGGGCCTACCGCCAGGGGATGCGTCTGATGGGGCACCGCAGCTCGCTCGTCGCGAACACTCCGCGCCGGGTCCGGCAGGACTGACGCTCCCTCACACCCTCCGCGCGCCCATCCGCCCCAGCGCCCCAGCGCCCCATGAGACCTCTCATGGGGCGCTGCATGCTGTACGGGGGCCGGTGCCGGGGCGCGGGCCTGTGGTGCGGCGCGGCGCGGGTACGGCCCGGACGTCAGCAGCAGAGTGGGATGTCGGTGTCGATCTCGCTGTTGTCGAGCATGACCGCCTCCGAACCCACGCCGCCCGCGACCGTCTCCACGGCGGCGGAGCTACCGGGCAGGAGAAGCAGGGCGGCCAGTAAGTAGACGGCGATCTTCTGCATTGCAGACACCTCTCATTTGCCACGGCGATGGCCGTAGGGAGTGCGACGGGATCGAGCATGACAGTCCTCGACTGGGCCAGTCAATAAAACAAAGACGCAGGCGAATCATCTGTATTGCCTTGTTTATGCACCGTATCTACCGTGCGCATTCCGGTATAATTGATGACATTTTTACGGCAATATCGAAGGGGAAAAAGTTTGTTACTCTGTGAGTCATATTTGAGTCATTAAGTTTGGAGGCAGGGTGTCCGGCAGTGGGGCGAGGTGGCCGGTGCGGAGTTCGCCCGGCGCCATTCATCAGGTGGCGGACGCCCTGGCAGCCCGCGGCTACCGCTGGCAGCCGCCGCCCCCGCTGGGAGAGGCCGGCGGCTCGGGACCGTTCGCGCACTACGGCGCCGCGTCCTGGATCGACCCCCTGCTCCCGCCGTTGTCCCACTCGCGCGGCGGGGTGCACACCGTGCGCTGGTCCATCAGGACCCACCGCCTGCACGGCGTGCCGACCGCGATGCCGCCCTCGGCCCAGCGGGTGCTGAGCGCGGTCTGGGCGGGCCCCCGCCCGCCGCAGGTCCCCGTCGGCGACGTGACCGGCGCACTGGCGCACGCGGGCCTGGACCCGCGGCGGCTGGCCTGTGTCGTCTCGGCGCGGCCCCCGGACGGCAACGCCGTGCACGAGGCGCTGACGGCCCATCCGGTCACCGCCGCGGGACAGGTGAGCATCGACACGTGCGCCGGCGCGGCGCTGCGGCGTACGGTGCTGGCGGTGCGGGCGCACGTCAGCATCGAGTATCCGGTCGGCGCCCCCTGCAGCGGCACCTGCCGTCCCGGCTGCCGGTGCGGCCGCTATCTGGTGCTGGCCCGGCTCCAGTTCGGGGAGACGTCCCGGGGCCGCTCCCTGCTGGAGGCCGTCGTCCTGGAGAACGGCCTGCTCGGCGCCCTGGGAGACACGCGCGAGCCCTTCGCCGTCCGGCGGTTCGCGCCCCTGGTGCGCAGCGCCCACGAGTCGCTGCCGGACCAGGTGGCGGCCGCCGCCGGTGCGGAGCACGTACGGCTGCTCGTCGACCGCTGCTTCACGGCCGCGCTGCTGCTCGGGCAGGGGGTCGTGCCGGGTGCGCGCGGGCGGGCCCATGTGGTGCGGCGGCTGCTGCGGCAGGCCGGGGTCCGGCTCTTCCTCGCGGGCGGCTCGCTGACCCGGCTCGACCACCTCGTGGGGGTGGCGGACGGCTCGGTCCGCGCCGAACTGGGCTTCGCCCCCCTCACGGTCGTCCTGTCCGACACCGTACGCACCGAGCGCGAGGGCCTGGCGCGGGTGCTCGCCCGTGCGCCCGTACTGCTGCACCGGGCCGTCGCGGGCCACCGGGAGCCGGCCGCGCGGGCGGACGCCGTACTGCGTCTGCGCAATGAGCACGGTGTGCCCCTGGACCTGGCCATGACGTGGTGCCGGGAGAACGGCATCTCCGTCTCGCTGAGGGATGTGGCACGGCTGGAACGGAGCGCGCGGGGGCCGGCGAGGCGGGGTGTCCGGCCGGAGGGCTGAGGCGGGGCGCGCGGCGGGGCGCCGGCGCGGCGGGGCGAGTACGGGCGCGGGGCGAGCGACGAGGGGCGCGGGGCCGCCCCTTCCGTACGGGAGGTCAGTCGGCGGACGCGGCGTGCAGGGGTTCCTCGTCGAGGAGGCCCTGCTGTGCGGCGAGCACCCCGGCCTGGAACCGGCTCTCCGCGCCGAGTTCCTCCATGATGTCGGCGATGTGCTTGCGGGCGGTCCGCAGCGACATCCCGATGCGGCGGGCGATGGTCGCGTCCTTCATGCCCGCCGTGAGCAGCCGAAGGATGGTCCGGTCGATGTCCTTGGCGACGAGCTCCAGGCCGTCGGTGGCGGCGTCGGAGAACGGGGTGGCCTGCGTCCACTCCTGCTCGAACACGTCGCACAGATAGCTCACGATGGACGGCTCCCGGATCACCACGGCGCCCCAGGTGTCCCCGCGCTCGGGTATGAAGGCCAGCTTGCGGTCGAAGACGATCAGCCGGCCGAACAGTTCGTGCCGGGTACGGTACTCGGCGCCGCGGGCCGAGAGGGTCGCGACATAGGCCTGACTGGGGCCGTTGAAGCGCGCGGTGTGGTGGTAGAGCGTACGGATCCGCACGCTGCGGGCCAGCATCGCGGTGTCGCGGGGGAGGGCCTCCCGCAGCACTTCGGGGACCCGGTTGCCGCCCGGCTGGCTGGTGAGCATCTCCTGCGTGCACTCCTGGGAGGCCAGGGTCAGGGCGGCGCGCACCTCCTGCGGTCCGGGGATGATCTCGAAGCCGACGGGCAGCCGGCTCAGGCTCTCCAGGTAGTGGCCCCGCAGGCCCGCGAACTGCTCGCGGATGTCGTGCAGTTCGGCCTTCTGGCTGCGGATCGCCGACTCCATGGACGTGGTCACCACGGCGGCCACGAGATCCGGGTCCACCGGGCGGAGGCGGTCGGGGTCGTCCACTTCCGGCCGGAGGAGTCCGAGTTCGGTCAGGGAGGCCACGGCCGACTCCAGCTCGGCGCGGTCCAGGCCCAGTTCGCGGCCGGCGTGGTCGGGGTCCATCCTGCCGTTCCTCGCCACCCACCGGTACAGGGCGACTTCCGTGTCGCCGGGCCGCGTGGGCGGTGCGGGCGACCGGCCTTGGTTCACTGCGAACACTACGTCCC is part of the Streptomyces sp. NBC_00654 genome and encodes:
- a CDS encoding choice-of-anchor A family protein, which produces MRITATAAAAMLGGALVLGLTAVPAAQAAPADSAGCTTDAFGIAGKYGEFVLGDDVHSPDAEGAVAVGGNADFRGGFSVANELTAAEVDALPGRASLVVRGDLLNGGSVTAVMKGNAVVGGEVRDRAVELHSGTFRKDAGLIDFDAEFTKLRAYSSALAGEAVTSGTDVALEGTKLTLKGSDTGRNIFKVTAGQLEQAKDIYLKIPAGATAIVNVSGETYDMAKAGTTGFFLSGGQDYVLDDKLQSASDGKVRARLLWNFPEARTVTKSSKAAWPGSVLAPRAHLELGTGAPVNGSVWVASLHGSGGAETHHFPFTGCLPETGKPPTTTPTPSDTPTTTPPVDATPSASVTPPTESGTPSSGSSEPAVPGTPAPSSSKTPGKGGDLASTGSSGTVPMIIGTAAVLAVGTGLVLAARRRSKRA
- a CDS encoding helix-turn-helix domain-containing protein, which encodes MTAIEGLGSRIRRLRRAAGLSQEALARPNLSPSYVSLLEAGKRVPSEDVLAQLAERLGCDPAYLIGMIAKPDSVDLEIELHYAQLALRNGESQAALETFTALLAKLPATDRTDLRFAVELGIGQSLEHQGELEEAARNFESLLQWSAAQGRGILDRLSVVMPLCRCYRELGDLSHAIDVAEEVLAEADAADLPPTVTQLELLSTLIGVYCERGDLHRANFLAGEAISRAEVMSDRRALGGAYWNASVVLHRRGRSSEALDLLKKAVAIYAEGDDERALARVRNAHATVLLQSDDPNPEVAKTLLEQSAATLRTLGSSLDVAYVETALARAEVMLGCAGAAIEHAGVALDLLGPEHRLESARVHLVLAAAHLLRDDYDAVQAAYERGALLLEASEAGRQAAFAWSELGEILEKSGESERAVWAYRQGMRLMGHRSSLVANTPRRVRQD
- a CDS encoding SDR family NAD(P)-dependent oxidoreductase, producing MARNILVTGGSTGIGRALAGHFAERGDSVIITGRRPGPLKETAAAIGCRGLVCDHTGPEALTALLTELPERIDVLVNNAGGNTDFDADGADDLAAYARDFRANLDANLVSAALTTKALESRLAPGGAVVHIGSIAADQGAGSYGASKAGLAAWNLDLARQLGPRDITANVVAPGYTGGTEFFRDRLPAERREHLIADTLTHRPGTPADIAEAVGFLASVAARHITGQVLHVNGGALTTR
- a CDS encoding helix-turn-helix transcriptional regulator, whose product is MDPDHAGRELGLDRAELESAVASLTELGLLRPEVDDPDRLRPVDPDLVAAVVTTSMESAIRSQKAELHDIREQFAGLRGHYLESLSRLPVGFEIIPGPQEVRAALTLASQECTQEMLTSQPGGNRVPEVLREALPRDTAMLARSVRIRTLYHHTARFNGPSQAYVATLSARGAEYRTRHELFGRLIVFDRKLAFIPERGDTWGAVVIREPSIVSYLCDVFEQEWTQATPFSDAATDGLELVAKDIDRTILRLLTAGMKDATIARRIGMSLRTARKHIADIMEELGAESRFQAGVLAAQQGLLDEEPLHAASAD
- a CDS encoding alanine--tRNA ligase-related protein, producing the protein MRSSPGAIHQVADALAARGYRWQPPPPLGEAGGSGPFAHYGAASWIDPLLPPLSHSRGGVHTVRWSIRTHRLHGVPTAMPPSAQRVLSAVWAGPRPPQVPVGDVTGALAHAGLDPRRLACVVSARPPDGNAVHEALTAHPVTAAGQVSIDTCAGAALRRTVLAVRAHVSIEYPVGAPCSGTCRPGCRCGRYLVLARLQFGETSRGRSLLEAVVLENGLLGALGDTREPFAVRRFAPLVRSAHESLPDQVAAAAGAEHVRLLVDRCFTAALLLGQGVVPGARGRAHVVRRLLRQAGVRLFLAGGSLTRLDHLVGVADGSVRAELGFAPLTVVLSDTVRTEREGLARVLARAPVLLHRAVAGHREPAARADAVLRLRNEHGVPLDLAMTWCRENGISVSLRDVARLERSARGPARRGVRPEG